A DNA window from Paenibacillus sp. HWE-109 contains the following coding sequences:
- a CDS encoding response regulator transcription factor encodes MKQTIMIVDDDKEIAELMRDYLEDEQFEVVEAYNAVQAIEAIERSQVDCILLDVMMPGQSGLDLCRQIRKTQDTPILFLSARGDDMDKIRGLSLGSDDYIVKSATPEEVVARIKAVLRRYGRQDKKTKLELDFGRLILDVMAHEVRIDGVPVSMTPKEFDILCLFAEYPRQVFTYEQLLQRFWEGIGDKHSVTVHIGRIREKIEEDPKKPVYIANVWGVGYRFEGGTR; translated from the coding sequence ATGAAACAAACGATAATGATTGTCGATGACGATAAAGAAATCGCGGAATTAATGAGGGATTATCTCGAAGACGAACAGTTCGAAGTGGTGGAAGCATATAACGCTGTTCAAGCGATTGAAGCAATAGAGCGCAGCCAAGTCGACTGTATTTTACTGGACGTAATGATGCCCGGCCAGAGCGGGCTGGATCTTTGCAGGCAAATTCGGAAAACGCAAGATACACCGATCCTATTCCTTAGTGCGCGCGGCGATGACATGGACAAAATCAGAGGACTCAGCTTGGGTAGCGACGATTATATCGTGAAATCTGCAACACCCGAAGAAGTTGTCGCCCGCATTAAAGCCGTACTCCGCCGTTACGGCAGACAGGATAAAAAAACCAAGCTCGAACTGGACTTCGGCCGGCTCATCCTGGACGTCATGGCTCATGAAGTGAGAATTGATGGGGTTCCTGTATCGATGACGCCCAAGGAGTTCGATATTCTTTGCTTGTTCGCTGAGTACCCCCGCCAAGTTTTCACCTACGAGCAATTACTGCAGCGATTCTGGGAAGGGATCGGAGACAAGCATTCTGTGACCGTTCATATCGGTAGAATCCGCGAAAAAATCGAAGAAGACCCGAAAAAACCGGTATACATCGCCAACGTCTGGGGCGTCGGTTATCGTTTCGAGGGGGGCACGCGATGA
- a CDS encoding DUF6220 domain-containing protein → MQVWGFIFKVMAWTFLVCIVAQVFIAGIATFADTSSWETHKSFVKIFALAPLLMFLLTFVGRIKGPKRWVSLGLFVLVVFQFLSIQVFSSTGIIAALHPVIALLLFWGSVKTV, encoded by the coding sequence ATGCAAGTCTGGGGATTCATATTCAAAGTAATGGCTTGGACATTTCTGGTCTGTATCGTGGCACAAGTCTTTATCGCCGGAATAGCCACTTTCGCGGATACTTCCAGTTGGGAGACGCATAAGTCGTTCGTCAAAATTTTCGCTTTGGCTCCCTTGCTTATGTTCCTGCTGACATTCGTCGGTAGAATTAAGGGTCCTAAACGTTGGGTGAGTCTTGGACTGTTCGTGCTTGTCGTGTTTCAGTTTCTGTCTATCCAAGTTTTCTCGTCGACCGGGATAATTGCGGCGTTGCATCCGGTAATCGCATTGCTGCTGTTCTGGGGTTCGGTCAAAACGGTATAA
- a CDS encoding SGNH/GDSL hydrolase family protein translates to METHLNPQWVKLIQSQHPEKVLTYARHLDDKVLAAIYGMDVDTYLLVKAQLIQQAKEVAEHLLENSDFAALVDNLPFKAGETVIGVGESTTDDLLSWFEILRHLLERQRPQDGIRLINEGISGNTSTQVLSRINGIVSKQPDWILCLIGGNDAMRVGPESAKTQVSAEETAKNLHEIRRIAAARSQSRWVWMTPPTFDEARAAAYPYFQMGHLSWRNEDIIAIGEMMRGMSDPVVDTQAVFGQQAQPKYMGPDGVHPSIDGHIAIVRSVIECLSGGKER, encoded by the coding sequence ATGGAAACTCATTTGAATCCGCAATGGGTTAAACTGATTCAATCACAGCATCCCGAGAAAGTATTGACTTATGCGCGCCACCTGGACGACAAGGTTTTGGCAGCAATTTATGGCATGGACGTGGATACGTACCTGCTCGTTAAAGCACAATTGATTCAACAAGCGAAAGAGGTGGCAGAGCATCTGCTTGAAAATTCCGATTTTGCTGCTCTCGTCGATAATTTGCCGTTCAAAGCAGGCGAAACTGTTATCGGAGTGGGCGAGAGCACGACAGACGACTTGCTTTCGTGGTTCGAAATTCTTCGCCACCTGCTTGAACGGCAAAGGCCGCAGGATGGAATTCGTCTGATCAACGAAGGAATCTCCGGGAATACATCCACCCAAGTACTTAGCCGAATTAACGGAATCGTCAGCAAACAACCGGATTGGATCCTTTGTTTGATCGGAGGCAACGATGCCATGAGGGTCGGTCCAGAATCTGCCAAAACGCAAGTGAGCGCCGAGGAAACGGCCAAAAATCTGCATGAGATTCGGCGAATTGCTGCGGCGAGAAGCCAATCCCGCTGGGTATGGATGACGCCACCGACTTTCGATGAAGCGCGAGCAGCTGCGTATCCGTATTTCCAGATGGGGCACCTCAGCTGGAGAAACGAAGACATCATCGCCATTGGCGAAATGATGCGCGGCATGTCCGATCCGGTCGTAGACACGCAAGCGGTTTTCGGGCAACAAGCGCAGCCGAAATATATGGGCCCGGATGGTGTCCATCCCTCGATCGATGGACACATTGCGATCGTTCGTAGTGTTATCGAATGCCTTAGCGGGGGCAAAGAGAGATGA
- a CDS encoding NAD(P)-dependent oxidoreductase: MKIVVFGATGGTGRQVVTQAIELGHEVTVIARKPEAVNIGSERLEVIQGDVLDLSSFSKRIIGQDAVISALGVNHRKPTTVYSEGTENIIKAMGEAGVRRFIGLSSSGLKIPDDMPWMVRQTIRFVIQPMFKYAYEDMARMEEKLRKSGLIWTVIRPPRLTNGPLSGAYRTALNQHLTKAQGISRADLASYMIKSVQDSASYQAIVEISN; this comes from the coding sequence ATGAAAATCGTCGTATTCGGAGCTACGGGAGGAACCGGCCGCCAAGTCGTGACTCAAGCTATTGAGTTGGGGCACGAAGTCACCGTCATCGCGCGGAAACCCGAAGCCGTCAATATTGGAAGCGAAAGGTTGGAAGTTATCCAGGGGGACGTGCTCGACTTATCGTCGTTCAGTAAGCGGATCATTGGTCAAGATGCAGTGATATCCGCGCTCGGCGTCAATCATCGCAAGCCGACGACCGTTTACTCTGAAGGAACGGAAAATATCATTAAAGCGATGGGGGAGGCGGGAGTGCGCCGATTCATCGGCTTGTCCTCCTCCGGTTTAAAGATACCTGATGATATGCCGTGGATGGTGCGGCAAACGATCCGTTTCGTCATTCAACCGATGTTTAAATACGCTTACGAAGATATGGCTCGGATGGAAGAGAAGCTGCGGAAATCCGGGCTAATCTGGACCGTCATTCGCCCTCCGCGACTAACGAATGGACCGTTGTCGGGGGCATACCGGACGGCGCTTAATCAACATTTGACGAAGGCGCAGGGTATTTCGCGGGCGGATTTGGCGTCCTACATGATCAAATCCGTTCAGGATTCGGCGTCCTATCAAGCCATCGTCGAAATATCTAATTAA
- a CDS encoding cache domain-containing sensor histidine kinase codes for MLKFRSIQFKLFVTYSILITAIVAIAAISFYYYVSDILSKRDSESIFQSTTYISTQLDSLIQNIDNAAVKVIFSDDIKQLFFEEDNPVDPTISSYNVRKMNDYIFSIMGPIQLDWQINLFDMNGRFFGTGNNSVSKLFPGGKMNNMAWVQDTLAADGAKVISPPHSDDWDSSGKTVISLARVFSWALGGKQQGILEIQQSYTVMANLIGKLMAEPNGGASANKSIYIYNQAGNLIYPYSNRPNAYPELYWKQLQRENLATGTSTINNPLNKQREIMAYTHSDYTNWIVVAVESENVLLQPVVTFRNSMFIAVFGLLLITLIVSFFVARGLTSPIKEMHKSIRALRVDTLLPSSQIESNTSLNELDILNTSFKRMCIRLQDSIEEVIQSRSQEMQARMVALQSQMNPHFLYNTITLISIMAEEKEDHDIVKVCKHLSKMLRYILSNHARNVTMSDEVAYAASYLTLMQIRYGEKLRFQIDVDPAMMEIAVPILIIQPIVENCMKYGIHVAPPWKIELTGRTDGEKWTIHIRDYGGGFTPEALQALSQPKLNLYAQESQGKGLGLKNIAERLQLLYGEEAIFEASNHPEGGAWIVIGGLIRQSVQDSKPSEEELAG; via the coding sequence ATGCTAAAGTTCAGATCCATTCAGTTTAAGTTATTCGTAACGTATTCCATCCTCATCACGGCCATCGTAGCCATTGCAGCGATTTCATTTTATTACTATGTCTCAGACATTTTAAGTAAAAGAGATTCGGAATCTATTTTTCAATCGACGACGTATATTTCCACACAGCTCGATTCGTTAATTCAAAACATCGACAACGCTGCTGTCAAGGTCATTTTCTCAGACGACATCAAGCAATTATTTTTTGAAGAAGATAATCCGGTCGACCCAACGATTTCTTCTTACAATGTTAGAAAAATGAACGATTATATTTTTTCGATTATGGGGCCGATTCAATTGGATTGGCAAATTAATCTTTTCGATATGAATGGGCGCTTTTTCGGAACTGGCAATAATTCCGTCAGCAAGCTTTTCCCAGGCGGGAAGATGAACAATATGGCATGGGTCCAAGATACGCTTGCTGCCGATGGTGCGAAAGTGATTTCGCCGCCTCATTCAGATGATTGGGACAGCTCGGGCAAGACGGTTATTTCTTTGGCTCGTGTCTTCTCGTGGGCTCTGGGCGGTAAGCAGCAGGGCATTTTGGAAATCCAACAAAGCTACACCGTTATGGCTAATTTGATCGGAAAGCTTATGGCTGAGCCTAATGGCGGGGCCAGTGCAAATAAATCGATTTATATTTATAATCAGGCAGGGAATCTGATCTATCCTTATAGCAATCGGCCCAACGCTTATCCGGAGCTCTACTGGAAGCAGTTGCAAAGAGAGAACCTGGCGACTGGCACCTCTACGATTAACAATCCGCTTAATAAGCAGCGTGAAATTATGGCTTATACGCATTCGGACTATACGAATTGGATTGTTGTGGCCGTAGAGTCGGAAAATGTGCTGCTTCAGCCTGTGGTGACGTTTCGCAATTCGATGTTTATCGCTGTGTTCGGCTTGCTGCTCATAACCTTAATCGTCTCGTTCTTCGTTGCGAGGGGGTTGACGTCACCTATAAAGGAAATGCACAAATCCATTCGCGCGCTGCGGGTCGATACACTGCTGCCATCATCACAGATTGAAAGCAACACCAGTTTGAATGAACTGGATATTCTGAACACGTCGTTCAAGCGAATGTGCATTCGACTACAGGATTCTATTGAAGAAGTCATCCAATCGCGTTCACAGGAAATGCAGGCCCGAATGGTTGCCTTGCAGTCGCAGATGAATCCTCACTTTCTCTATAACACGATTACGCTGATCAGCATCATGGCCGAGGAGAAGGAGGATCACGATATCGTAAAGGTATGCAAGCATCTTTCGAAAATGCTGCGCTACATCTTATCCAATCATGCGAGGAACGTAACCATGTCGGATGAAGTGGCATATGCTGCAAGCTATTTGACATTGATGCAGATTCGATATGGCGAGAAGCTAAGATTTCAAATTGATGTCGATCCAGCCATGATGGAGATTGCCGTGCCGATTCTAATCATTCAACCGATCGTGGAAAACTGTATGAAATACGGCATTCATGTTGCGCCGCCTTGGAAGATCGAGTTGACAGGAAGAACGGATGGGGAGAAGTGGACGATCCATATCCGCGATTACGGCGGAGGCTTTACCCCTGAAGCACTGCAAGCCTTGTCCCAGCCAAAGCTGAATTTGTATGCTCAGGAATCGCAGGGAAAAGGGTTGGGACT